Proteins encoded together in one Nyctibius grandis isolate bNycGra1 chromosome 1, bNycGra1.pri, whole genome shotgun sequence window:
- the CGREF1 gene encoding cell growth regulator with EF hand domain protein 1 has translation MRNWLVALVLLLLAPAAWAAPRAGGHRPEAPAATRPDPDPDPLSPELPTLPLLRSAVRSLGPQERDAEAMTREQALLYLFVLHDHDRSGRLDGLELLQLLGAVLAQRDGGRPGPEAVAALVDRALERQDLSGDGLLDPHELLLSPGSSQRPPGQPLAWAGAAPGGDTGVSGPGHSPAEGPAAPEAETTEVEGAPDAEAIEAEEAPQGEAPQAEAPEAEAMEVEEAPNIEAP, from the exons ATGAGGAACTGGCTGGTggccctggtgctgctgctgctggccccgGCGGCCTGGGCtgcccccagggctggggggcacag GCCTGAGGCCCCCGCGGCCACGAGGCCGGATCCTGACCCCGACCCGCTGAGCCCGGAGCTGCCCACGCTGCC GCTGCTGCGGAGCGCGGTGAGGAGCCTGGGGCCGCAGGAGCGGGACGCGGAGGCCATGACGCGGGAGCAGG ccctgctctaCCTCTTCGTGCTGCACGACCACGACCGGAGCGGGCGCCTGGacgggctggagctgctgcagctgctgggcgCGGTGCTGGCGCAGCGGGacggggggcggccgggccccgAGGCG GTGGCCGCACTGGTGGACCGAGCCCTGGAGAGGCAGGACCTGAGCGGGGACGGGCTGCTCGACCCCCACGAGCTGCTGCTCTCGCCCGGCTCGAGCCAGCGACCCCCGGGGCAGCCGCTggcctgggctggggcagcacccgggggggacacgggggtgaGTGGCCCCGGGCACAGCCCAGCAGAGGGGCCGGCAGCCCCCGAGGCTGAAACCACGGAGGTGGAGGGAGCCCCTGACGCTGAAGCCATCGAGGCAGAGGAAGCCCCCCAGGGCGAAGCCCCCCAGGCTGAAGCCCCTGAGGCCGAAGCCATGGAGGTGGAGGAAGCCCCTAACATTGAAGCCCCCTGA
- the KHK gene encoding ketohexokinase isoform X3 yields MAAAAAAPRGPDAGGEKRILCVGLVCLDIISVVDTYPAEDSDTRCVSQRWQRGGNASNTCTVLALLGAPCAFMGSLAPGHAADFVLADLRRHGVDVCHAVPQPGGRLPVSVVIASARRGTRTILHAGGNLPDVTARDFERVDLSQYKWIHWEARNAAEQAAMMRRVERHNRARPAAERVGTSVEVEKPREELLELLALGSVFISKDVARHFGYRSAPEALRGLRSRVQPGATLICAWAEEGADAMGPDGELVHSDAFPPETLVDTLGAGDTFNAAVIFALSAGRSLRDALTFGCRIAGRKCGIQGFDGIV; encoded by the exons AtggcagcggcggcggccgccccgcggGGCCCCGATGCCGGCGGGGAGAAGCGGATCCTGTGCGTGGGGCTGGTGTGCCTGGACATCATCAGCGTGGTGGACACCTACCCCGCCGAGGACTCCGACACCAG GTGCGTGTCGCAGCGGTGGCAGCGCGGCGGGAACGCCTCCAACACCTGCACGGTGCTGGCGCTGCTGGGAGCCCCCTGCGCCTTCATGGGCTCGCTGGCCCCCGGGCACGCCGCCGA CTTCGTCCTGGCCGACCTGCGGCGCCACGGGGTGGACGTGTGCCACGCGGTGCCGCAGCCCGGCGGCCGCCTGCCCGTCTCCGTCGTCATCGCCAGCGCCCGCCGGGGCACCCGCACCATCCTGCACGCCGGCGG GAACCTGCCCGACGTGACGGCCCGCGACTTCGAGCGGGTCGATCTCTCCCAGTACAAGTGGATCCACTGGGAG GCGCGGAACGCGGCGGAGCAGGCGGCGATGATGCGGCGGGTGGAGCGGCACAACCGGGCCCGGCCGGCGGCCGAGCGGGTCGGCACCTCGGTGGAGGTGGAGAAGCCGcgggaggagctgctggagctgctggcgcTGGGCAGC GTGTTCATCAGCAAGGACGTGGCCCGGCACTTCGGGTACCGCTCGGCCCCCGAGGCGCTGCGGGGGCTGCGCAGCCGCGTGCAGCCAGG ggccacGCTGATCTGTGCCTGGGCCGAGGAGGGGGCCGACGCCATGGGGCCCGACGGGGAGCTGGTGCACTCGGACGCCTTCCCCCCGGAGACCCTCGTGGACACGCTGGGGGCCGGGGACACCTTCAACGCCGCCGTCATCTTCGCGCTCTCGGCAG GGAGGAGCCTGCGGGACGCCCTCACCTTCGGCTGCCGCATCGCGGGCAGAAAATGTGGGATCCAGGGCTTCGACGGCATCGTCTGA
- the KHK gene encoding ketohexokinase isoform X4, with protein sequence MAAAAAAPRGPDAGGEKRILCVGLVCLDIISVVDTYPAEDSDTRCVSQRWQRGGNASNTCTVLALLGAPCAFMGSLAPGHAAENLPDVTARDFERVDLSQYKWIHWEARNAAEQAAMMRRVERHNRARPAAERVGTSVEVEKPREELLELLALGSVVFISKDVARHFGYRSAPEALRGLRSRVQPGATLICAWAEEGADAMGPDGELVHSDAFPPETLVDTLGAGDTFNAAVIFALSAGRSLRDALTFGCRIAGRKCGIQGFDGIV encoded by the exons AtggcagcggcggcggccgccccgcggGGCCCCGATGCCGGCGGGGAGAAGCGGATCCTGTGCGTGGGGCTGGTGTGCCTGGACATCATCAGCGTGGTGGACACCTACCCCGCCGAGGACTCCGACACCAG GTGCGTGTCGCAGCGGTGGCAGCGCGGCGGGAACGCCTCCAACACCTGCACGGTGCTGGCGCTGCTGGGAGCCCCCTGCGCCTTCATGGGCTCGCTGGCCCCCGGGCACGCCGCCGA GAACCTGCCCGACGTGACGGCCCGCGACTTCGAGCGGGTCGATCTCTCCCAGTACAAGTGGATCCACTGGGAG GCGCGGAACGCGGCGGAGCAGGCGGCGATGATGCGGCGGGTGGAGCGGCACAACCGGGCCCGGCCGGCGGCCGAGCGGGTCGGCACCTCGGTGGAGGTGGAGAAGCCGcgggaggagctgctggagctgctggcgcTGGGCAGCGTG GTGTTCATCAGCAAGGACGTGGCCCGGCACTTCGGGTACCGCTCGGCCCCCGAGGCGCTGCGGGGGCTGCGCAGCCGCGTGCAGCCAGG ggccacGCTGATCTGTGCCTGGGCCGAGGAGGGGGCCGACGCCATGGGGCCCGACGGGGAGCTGGTGCACTCGGACGCCTTCCCCCCGGAGACCCTCGTGGACACGCTGGGGGCCGGGGACACCTTCAACGCCGCCGTCATCTTCGCGCTCTCGGCAG GGAGGAGCCTGCGGGACGCCCTCACCTTCGGCTGCCGCATCGCGGGCAGAAAATGTGGGATCCAGGGCTTCGACGGCATCGTCTGA
- the PREB gene encoding guanine nucleotide-exchange factor SEC12 isoform X1, with amino-acid sequence MAPRRPAELYRAPFPLYTVRLHPRRPLAITAGGGGAAKTGIRNGVHFLQLEQIGGQLSASLLHSHDTETRATMTMALADDIIAAGQDATCHILRFSLQAPEAKRGSAGRNGSGEKGPRKRKGPSPAGQGDTLSQTSEVTVESLHSVRTDFSPDALQKAVRFNADCSLLVTGGADGFLRLWEFPSMKKTLEFKAHDGEIEDIALGPDNKVVTAGRDFQCCVWQRDQLVTGLRWNENLPGIPDKAYRYQACRFGAVEDSAGALRLYTVQVPHKRERRPPPCYLTKWDGRSFLPLLTRPCGAEVVSCLSVSDSGTFLGLGMVTGSVAIHIAFSLQRLYYVKEAHGIVVTDVAFVPESRRGRELLAGNEAALLSVAVDSRCKLHLLPSRRSLPVWLLLLLCAGLIVATILLLQLAFPGFL; translated from the exons ATGGCGCCCAGGCGACCGGCCGAGCTGTACCGGGCCCCGTTCCCGCTTTACACCGTCCGCCTTCACCCGAGGCGACCCCTCGCCATCACCGCCGGCGGCGGAGGTGCCGCCAAGACCGGTATCCGGAACGGCGTG CACttcctgcagctggagcagatcGGGGGGCAGCTCAGCGCTTCCCTGCTCCACTCGCACGACACCGAGACCCGCGCCACCATGACCATGGCGCTGGCCGACGACATCATCGCCGCGGGGCAGGACGCCACCTGCCACATCCTCCGCTTCAGCCTGCAGGCGCCCGAGGCCAAGAGAGGCTCCGCCGGACGGAACG GCAGTGGGGAGAAGGGGCCGCGGAAGCGGAAGGGCCCCAGCCCGGCCGGGCAGGGCGACACGCTGAGCCAGACGAGCGAGGTGACAGTGGAGAGCCTGCACAGCGTCCGCACGGATTTCAGCCCCGACGCCCTGCAGAAGGCCGTCCGCTTCAACGCTGACTGCTCCCTGCTCGTCACCGGCGGTGCCGACGGCTTCCTCCGCCTCTGGGAG TTCCCCAGCATGAAGAAGACGCTGGAGTTCAAAGCCCACGACGGCGAGATCGAAGACATCGCGCTGGGCCCCGACAACAAG GTGGTGACGGCGGGACGGGACTTCCAGTGCTGCGTGTGGCAGCGGGACCAGCTGGTGACGGGGCTGCGCTGGAACGAGAACCTGCCCGGCATCCCCGACAAGGCTTACCGCTACCAGGCCTGCCG GTTCGGGGCCGTGGAGGACAGCGCCGGGGCGCTGCGGCTCTACACGGTGCAGGTGCCCCACAAGCGGGAgcgccgccccccgccctgctACCTCACCAAGTGGGACGGGAGGAGCTTCCTGCCGCTGCTGACGCGGCCCTGCGGCGCCGAGGTGGTCTCCTGCCTCTCCGTCAG CGACTCGGGCACCTTCCTGGGGCTGGGCATGGTGACGGGCTCCGTCGCCATCCACATCGCCTTCTCGCTGCAG AGGCTGTACTACGTGAAGGAGGCGCACGGCATCGTGGTGACGGACGTGGCCTTCGTCCCCGAGAGCCGGCGCGGGCGGGAGCTGCTGGCGGGCAACGAGGCCGCCCTGCTCAGCGTGGCCGTGGACAGCCGCTGCAAGCTGCACCTGCTGCCCAGCCGCC GCTCCCTCCCcgtctggctgctgctgctgctctgtgccgGGCTCATCGTGGCCaccatcctgctgctgcagcttgcCTTCCCGGGCTTCCTGTAG
- the PREB gene encoding guanine nucleotide-exchange factor SEC12 isoform X2, with amino-acid sequence MTMALADDIIAAGQDATCHILRFSLQAPEAKRGSAGRNGSGEKGPRKRKGPSPAGQGDTLSQTSEVTVESLHSVRTDFSPDALQKAVRFNADCSLLVTGGADGFLRLWEFPSMKKTLEFKAHDGEIEDIALGPDNKVVTAGRDFQCCVWQRDQLVTGLRWNENLPGIPDKAYRYQACRFGAVEDSAGALRLYTVQVPHKRERRPPPCYLTKWDGRSFLPLLTRPCGAEVVSCLSVSDSGTFLGLGMVTGSVAIHIAFSLQRLYYVKEAHGIVVTDVAFVPESRRGRELLAGNEAALLSVAVDSRCKLHLLPSRRSLPVWLLLLLCAGLIVATILLLQLAFPGFL; translated from the exons ATGACCATGGCGCTGGCCGACGACATCATCGCCGCGGGGCAGGACGCCACCTGCCACATCCTCCGCTTCAGCCTGCAGGCGCCCGAGGCCAAGAGAGGCTCCGCCGGACGGAACG GCAGTGGGGAGAAGGGGCCGCGGAAGCGGAAGGGCCCCAGCCCGGCCGGGCAGGGCGACACGCTGAGCCAGACGAGCGAGGTGACAGTGGAGAGCCTGCACAGCGTCCGCACGGATTTCAGCCCCGACGCCCTGCAGAAGGCCGTCCGCTTCAACGCTGACTGCTCCCTGCTCGTCACCGGCGGTGCCGACGGCTTCCTCCGCCTCTGGGAG TTCCCCAGCATGAAGAAGACGCTGGAGTTCAAAGCCCACGACGGCGAGATCGAAGACATCGCGCTGGGCCCCGACAACAAG GTGGTGACGGCGGGACGGGACTTCCAGTGCTGCGTGTGGCAGCGGGACCAGCTGGTGACGGGGCTGCGCTGGAACGAGAACCTGCCCGGCATCCCCGACAAGGCTTACCGCTACCAGGCCTGCCG GTTCGGGGCCGTGGAGGACAGCGCCGGGGCGCTGCGGCTCTACACGGTGCAGGTGCCCCACAAGCGGGAgcgccgccccccgccctgctACCTCACCAAGTGGGACGGGAGGAGCTTCCTGCCGCTGCTGACGCGGCCCTGCGGCGCCGAGGTGGTCTCCTGCCTCTCCGTCAG CGACTCGGGCACCTTCCTGGGGCTGGGCATGGTGACGGGCTCCGTCGCCATCCACATCGCCTTCTCGCTGCAG AGGCTGTACTACGTGAAGGAGGCGCACGGCATCGTGGTGACGGACGTGGCCTTCGTCCCCGAGAGCCGGCGCGGGCGGGAGCTGCTGGCGGGCAACGAGGCCGCCCTGCTCAGCGTGGCCGTGGACAGCCGCTGCAAGCTGCACCTGCTGCCCAGCCGCC GCTCCCTCCCcgtctggctgctgctgctgctctgtgccgGGCTCATCGTGGCCaccatcctgctgctgcagcttgcCTTCCCGGGCTTCCTGTAG
- the KHK gene encoding ketohexokinase isoform X1, with translation MAAAAAAPRGPDAGGEKRILCVGLVCLDIISVVDTYPAEDSDTRCVSQRWQRGGNASNTCTVLALLGAPCAFMGSLAPGHAADFITADFQRRGVDVTHVAWQPRGDVPCACCVVSAATGSRTIVLYDTNLPDVTARDFERVDLSQYKWIHWEARNAAEQAAMMRRVERHNRARPAAERVGTSVEVEKPREELLELLALGSVVFISKDVARHFGYRSAPEALRGLRSRVQPGATLICAWAEEGADAMGPDGELVHSDAFPPETLVDTLGAGDTFNAAVIFALSAGRSLRDALTFGCRIAGRKCGIQGFDGIV, from the exons AtggcagcggcggcggccgccccgcggGGCCCCGATGCCGGCGGGGAGAAGCGGATCCTGTGCGTGGGGCTGGTGTGCCTGGACATCATCAGCGTGGTGGACACCTACCCCGCCGAGGACTCCGACACCAG GTGCGTGTCGCAGCGGTGGCAGCGCGGCGGGAACGCCTCCAACACCTGCACGGTGCTGGCGCTGCTGGGAGCCCCCTGCGCCTTCATGGGCTCGCTGGCCCCCGGGCACGCCGCCGA ttTCATTACGGCGGATTTCCAGCGCCGAGGCGTGGACGTGACGCACGTGGCCTGGCAGCCCCGCGGGGACGTGCCCTGCGCCTGCTGCGTCGTCAGTGCCGCCACCGGCTCCCGGACCATCGTGCTCTACGACAC GAACCTGCCCGACGTGACGGCCCGCGACTTCGAGCGGGTCGATCTCTCCCAGTACAAGTGGATCCACTGGGAG GCGCGGAACGCGGCGGAGCAGGCGGCGATGATGCGGCGGGTGGAGCGGCACAACCGGGCCCGGCCGGCGGCCGAGCGGGTCGGCACCTCGGTGGAGGTGGAGAAGCCGcgggaggagctgctggagctgctggcgcTGGGCAGCGTG GTGTTCATCAGCAAGGACGTGGCCCGGCACTTCGGGTACCGCTCGGCCCCCGAGGCGCTGCGGGGGCTGCGCAGCCGCGTGCAGCCAGG ggccacGCTGATCTGTGCCTGGGCCGAGGAGGGGGCCGACGCCATGGGGCCCGACGGGGAGCTGGTGCACTCGGACGCCTTCCCCCCGGAGACCCTCGTGGACACGCTGGGGGCCGGGGACACCTTCAACGCCGCCGTCATCTTCGCGCTCTCGGCAG GGAGGAGCCTGCGGGACGCCCTCACCTTCGGCTGCCGCATCGCGGGCAGAAAATGTGGGATCCAGGGCTTCGACGGCATCGTCTGA
- the KHK gene encoding ketohexokinase isoform X2, whose product MAAAAAAPRGPDAGGEKRILCVGLVCLDIISVVDTYPAEDSDTRCVSQRWQRGGNASNTCTVLALLGAPCAFMGSLAPGHAADFVLADLRRHGVDVCHAVPQPGGRLPVSVVIASARRGTRTILHAGGNLPDVTARDFERVDLSQYKWIHWEARNAAEQAAMMRRVERHNRARPAAERVGTSVEVEKPREELLELLALGSVVFISKDVARHFGYRSAPEALRGLRSRVQPGATLICAWAEEGADAMGPDGELVHSDAFPPETLVDTLGAGDTFNAAVIFALSAGRSLRDALTFGCRIAGRKCGIQGFDGIV is encoded by the exons AtggcagcggcggcggccgccccgcggGGCCCCGATGCCGGCGGGGAGAAGCGGATCCTGTGCGTGGGGCTGGTGTGCCTGGACATCATCAGCGTGGTGGACACCTACCCCGCCGAGGACTCCGACACCAG GTGCGTGTCGCAGCGGTGGCAGCGCGGCGGGAACGCCTCCAACACCTGCACGGTGCTGGCGCTGCTGGGAGCCCCCTGCGCCTTCATGGGCTCGCTGGCCCCCGGGCACGCCGCCGA CTTCGTCCTGGCCGACCTGCGGCGCCACGGGGTGGACGTGTGCCACGCGGTGCCGCAGCCCGGCGGCCGCCTGCCCGTCTCCGTCGTCATCGCCAGCGCCCGCCGGGGCACCCGCACCATCCTGCACGCCGGCGG GAACCTGCCCGACGTGACGGCCCGCGACTTCGAGCGGGTCGATCTCTCCCAGTACAAGTGGATCCACTGGGAG GCGCGGAACGCGGCGGAGCAGGCGGCGATGATGCGGCGGGTGGAGCGGCACAACCGGGCCCGGCCGGCGGCCGAGCGGGTCGGCACCTCGGTGGAGGTGGAGAAGCCGcgggaggagctgctggagctgctggcgcTGGGCAGCGTG GTGTTCATCAGCAAGGACGTGGCCCGGCACTTCGGGTACCGCTCGGCCCCCGAGGCGCTGCGGGGGCTGCGCAGCCGCGTGCAGCCAGG ggccacGCTGATCTGTGCCTGGGCCGAGGAGGGGGCCGACGCCATGGGGCCCGACGGGGAGCTGGTGCACTCGGACGCCTTCCCCCCGGAGACCCTCGTGGACACGCTGGGGGCCGGGGACACCTTCAACGCCGCCGTCATCTTCGCGCTCTCGGCAG GGAGGAGCCTGCGGGACGCCCTCACCTTCGGCTGCCGCATCGCGGGCAGAAAATGTGGGATCCAGGGCTTCGACGGCATCGTCTGA